The following coding sequences lie in one Terriglobia bacterium genomic window:
- a CDS encoding beta-lactamase family protein has product MEKLHERIALTTAILAASVLSTSARSAPREPFRLPDDAGIRDRLRAYVDDAKAAPGVVVGVLEDGRRRFVAYGRSGIPGHPELDRATYFEIGSITKVFTGQLLADAVERGEVRIDDPIGGLFPPEIRLAVDRAAITLEDLATHHSGLPRIALDLGPLLRGVMSRDPYAGSTADELFRSVAKVPGRFLGVRGRFSYSNLGMAVLGQLLARRAGRSFEGLLRERVLRPMELDDIVVGQADPRSHAVARGHLENLRPAAAWHLDAYAPAGALSATAEQMLAFSARALAGDPPALREAERSRRPAGDSAGSSIGLGWLHRSVKDRDVIWHNGGTGGFRTFLAIVPEERCGLVVLTNGMGDADSLALALLDPALPSPRSRRPRWGAVALTLSAMAMPSLVLAGFIRRRRRPRGPVPPLDRLGLAATLATSAIVLLAAARWGAWADLPFALGWASVAVGSVIGIAACWEARHLAWCEPAAKPRLRWRVLGLALRAGALLFLAT; this is encoded by the coding sequence TTGGAGAAGCTCCACGAGAGGATCGCGTTGACGACGGCGATCCTGGCCGCATCGGTGCTCTCGACGTCCGCTCGGAGCGCGCCGAGGGAACCCTTCCGCCTTCCGGACGACGCCGGGATCCGGGACCGGCTCCGCGCCTACGTCGACGACGCGAAGGCGGCTCCGGGGGTCGTCGTCGGCGTGCTCGAAGACGGCCGCCGGCGCTTCGTGGCGTACGGTCGCTCGGGAATACCGGGGCACCCGGAGCTCGACCGGGCGACGTACTTCGAGATCGGGTCGATCACCAAGGTCTTCACGGGCCAGCTCCTCGCGGACGCCGTGGAACGGGGAGAGGTGCGGATCGACGACCCGATCGGCGGGTTGTTCCCGCCGGAGATCCGGCTCGCGGTCGATCGCGCCGCGATCACCCTGGAGGACCTCGCGACGCATCATTCCGGCCTGCCCCGGATCGCGCTCGACCTTGGCCCGCTCCTTCGCGGGGTGATGTCCCGCGATCCCTACGCGGGCAGCACCGCTGACGAGCTGTTTCGCTCGGTGGCGAAGGTCCCCGGGCGATTCCTTGGGGTCCGCGGCCGTTTCTCGTATTCGAACCTCGGCATGGCGGTGCTGGGGCAGCTTCTCGCACGACGCGCGGGCCGGAGCTTCGAAGGGCTGCTCCGCGAGCGCGTCCTCCGTCCGATGGAACTCGACGACATCGTCGTCGGGCAGGCCGACCCGCGCTCCCACGCCGTGGCGCGTGGGCACCTCGAGAACCTGCGGCCGGCGGCGGCCTGGCATCTCGATGCGTACGCCCCCGCCGGCGCGCTCTCCGCCACCGCGGAGCAGATGCTCGCTTTCTCGGCGCGGGCGCTCGCAGGGGATCCTCCGGCACTTCGTGAAGCGGAGCGCTCGCGGCGCCCCGCGGGCGACTCCGCGGGGTCAAGCATCGGACTCGGCTGGCTCCATCGAAGCGTGAAAGATCGCGACGTGATCTGGCACAACGGCGGCACCGGCGGCTTCCGAACCTTCCTCGCGATCGTCCCCGAAGAGCGATGCGGCCTCGTCGTCCTCACGAACGGGATGGGCGACGCCGATTCCCTCGCGCTCGCCCTCCTGGACCCGGCGCTGCCCTCGCCGCGATCGCGACGGCCGAGATGGGGCGCGGTCGCTCTCACCCTTTCCGCGATGGCGATGCCGTCGCTCGTCCTCGCGGGCTTCATCCGGCGGAGACGCCGGCCGCGGGGACCGGTCCCTCCCCTCGACCGTCTCGGCCTGGCCGCGACGCTCGCCACGAGCGCGATCGTCCTCCTCGCGGCGGCGCGCTGGGGAGCGTGGGCCGACCTTCCGTTCGCCCTTGGGTGGGCCTCGGTGGCGGTCGGCTCCGTGATCGGGATCGCGGCGTGCTGGGAGGCCCGTCACCTCGCCTGGTGCGAGCCGGCGGCGAAGCCGCGGCTGCGCTGGCGCGTCCTTGGCCTCGCACTGAGGGCCGGCGCTCTCCTGTTCCTCGCGACGTGA
- a CDS encoding ankyrin repeat domain-containing protein: protein MDTATLLDRIRRGRTDLMVELLRHPDWRALLREGEYTPLQWCVYYNDVTAMRAVLAAGGDLGSIDLNEELGHASFFGHWKVCDFLILHGADVNHRTESGETPLHNALAKAGRPYFLYVVRLLVEHGADVNARTVAGRETAAFMRDVRTKRETPLHRAAAYADAATLRFLLGHGADREARDANGDSPLTWASEHQRPGAILAMLAFPPHRIGLGARTTITSDHGAGWGNGMEWHFLGDYLPESNTRS from the coding sequence ATGGACACCGCCACTCTCCTCGATCGAATCCGCCGCGGGCGCACCGACCTGATGGTGGAGCTCCTGCGGCATCCCGACTGGCGGGCGCTCCTCCGCGAAGGCGAGTACACGCCGCTCCAGTGGTGCGTCTACTACAACGATGTCACCGCCATGCGAGCGGTGCTCGCCGCCGGCGGCGACCTCGGCAGCATCGACCTGAACGAGGAGCTCGGCCATGCCTCCTTCTTCGGGCACTGGAAGGTTTGCGACTTCCTCATCCTCCACGGCGCCGACGTGAACCACCGGACAGAGAGCGGCGAGACGCCGCTCCACAACGCCCTCGCCAAGGCGGGGCGGCCCTACTTCCTCTACGTGGTGCGGCTCCTGGTGGAGCACGGCGCCGACGTGAACGCGCGCACGGTTGCGGGCAGGGAGACCGCCGCCTTCATGCGCGACGTGCGCACCAAGAGGGAGACGCCGCTCCATCGCGCGGCCGCCTACGCCGACGCGGCGACCCTCCGGTTCCTCCTCGGCCACGGAGCCGACCGCGAGGCCCGCGACGCGAACGGCGACTCGCCGCTCACCTGGGCGAGCGAGCACCAGCGTCCGGGCGCGATCCTCGCGATGCTGGCGTTCCCGCCGCACCGCATCGGCCTGGGAGCGCGGACCACGATCACCAGCGACCACGGCGCCGGTTGGGGCAACGGGATGGAGTGGCATTTCCTCGGCGACTACCTGCCGGAGAGCAACACCCGGTCGTAG
- a CDS encoding response regulator transcription factor: MTADARLLLVDGNDDFLDGLSAWIAACRGFQVVGVAHSANEAFERIDLLAPDMVLMDVTLPDMNGLDATRRIKSRAGAPLVILMTFLDSGAARAEAKAAGADGCLSKSEITGEFSRVVGTLWRLRLGRPGWSGAVPGVAHPNPGKKREIEE; this comes from the coding sequence ATGACGGCCGATGCCCGGTTGCTTCTGGTCGACGGAAACGACGATTTCCTGGACGGGCTCTCGGCCTGGATCGCCGCGTGCCGCGGCTTCCAGGTGGTCGGGGTGGCTCATTCGGCGAACGAGGCCTTCGAGCGGATCGACCTCTTGGCGCCGGACATGGTCCTGATGGACGTGACGCTGCCGGACATGAACGGGCTCGACGCCACGCGCCGGATCAAGTCGCGAGCCGGCGCCCCCCTCGTCATCCTCATGACCTTTCTCGACAGCGGCGCGGCCCGCGCGGAGGCCAAGGCGGCGGGCGCCGACGGGTGCCTGTCGAAGTCCGAGATCACCGGCGAGTTCTCGAGGGTCGTCGGGACGCTCTGGCGGCTGCGCCTCGGTCGCCCGGGGTGGAGCGGAGCGGTTCCCGGAGTGGCCCACCCGAATCCGGGAAAGAAGCGCGAGATCGAGGAATGA
- a CDS encoding metalloregulator ArsR/SmtB family transcription factor has product MVNYSRRQLDLTFGALAHPIRRGILARLSSGEATIAELAKPFEVSAPAISKHMRILEKAGLLSRKKHGREHRCRLEQKRMREAEAWIEHHRRFWNDRLDALERYLEENP; this is encoded by the coding sequence ATGGTTAACTATAGTCGACGTCAGCTCGATCTCACCTTCGGCGCCCTCGCGCATCCGATCCGCCGCGGAATCCTCGCGCGCCTGTCGTCGGGCGAGGCGACCATCGCGGAGCTCGCCAAGCCCTTCGAGGTTTCGGCACCCGCGATCAGCAAGCACATGCGCATTCTGGAGAAGGCCGGCTTGCTTTCGCGGAAGAAGCACGGGCGCGAGCACCGCTGCCGCCTGGAGCAGAAGCGGATGAGGGAGGCCGAAGCTTGGATCGAGCACCACCGGAGATTCTGGAATGATCGCCTCGACGCCCTCGAGCGCTATCTCGAGGAGAACCCCTGA
- a CDS encoding protein kinase yields the protein MSPGDSLLQYRLVEKIGAGGMGEVYRARDTKLNRDVAIKVLPDLFANEPDRLARFTREAQTLASLNHPNIAQIYGLEESGDVRALAMELVDGEELTAHIARGPMPLAEALPIARQIADALEAAHEQGIIHRDLKPANVKVRQDGTVKVLDFGLAKAMDPVGASGGNVMNSPTLTARATQLGMILGTAAYMAPEQARGRAVDRRADIWAFGVVLYEMLAGRRAFDGEDVSITLASVLKEDVDWQALPADLPAPLRRLLRRCLEKDPRRRLSAIGDARLELDENEPPAAPPAAMAPAGPRSIGLPAALGIAAVAVLATAGVMRLLSPAAAPSGSGGHSHLAIALPDGDEFTDTNRLPLALSPDGSVLAYVGRRDGKPQLFLRRLSEMDPVALAGTDGATMPFFSPNGQWIAFFAEGRLKKVAVDGAGLQVICGGAADPRGGSWGADGNIYFAPTNFSGIWMAPASGGAATELTRTDRASGEISHRWPHALPDRRSLLYTIWTGPGADERQIVAQSIATGERRVLLSGGDTPRYAAAGYLLYARRDSLFAVPWRPSQTDLGGEVPVSLPERPRLENEGAADYAVANNGTLVYLPGGAARYAQRLLWIDRAGRTEALPLPERVSISPDGRQAAVQVMEGTTGLWLYDFSRHTLTPFVTSGGSSQAPVWTPDGRRLVYRGTRNGQRNVYWKAADGTGDEERLTTKEGVVQTPTSVSPDGQWALFTEGGAQTRGETTLWRLRLNGERTAQPLARESTRAINGRVSPDGKWLAYLSDVSGLPEIYVQPFPGPGPRLQVSNGGGTEPLWSRDGRELFYILGDKLMAVDVASEPALATGQPHVLLEGRFRPNSNGNTPYDVSADGRRFLRIQQVHPDRAVDHVEVVLDWFDELKRLAATK from the coding sequence ATGTCCCCAGGCGATTCCCTGCTCCAGTACCGGCTCGTCGAGAAGATCGGCGCGGGAGGCATGGGGGAGGTCTACCGCGCCCGCGACACGAAGCTCAACCGCGACGTCGCCATCAAGGTCCTGCCCGACCTTTTCGCGAACGAGCCCGACCGTCTCGCGAGGTTCACGCGCGAGGCGCAGACGCTCGCCTCCCTGAACCACCCGAACATCGCGCAGATCTACGGCCTGGAGGAATCGGGCGACGTGCGGGCGCTCGCCATGGAGCTGGTCGATGGCGAGGAGCTGACCGCGCACATCGCGCGCGGGCCGATGCCGCTAGCCGAGGCCCTCCCCATCGCGCGGCAGATCGCCGACGCGCTCGAGGCGGCTCACGAGCAGGGGATCATCCACCGCGATCTGAAGCCCGCGAACGTCAAGGTGCGTCAGGACGGCACGGTGAAGGTGCTCGACTTCGGCCTCGCCAAGGCGATGGACCCGGTGGGCGCGTCGGGCGGGAACGTCATGAACTCCCCCACGCTCACGGCCCGCGCGACGCAGCTCGGCATGATCCTCGGCACGGCGGCCTACATGGCCCCCGAGCAGGCCCGCGGCAGAGCGGTCGACCGGCGCGCCGACATCTGGGCCTTCGGCGTCGTGCTGTACGAGATGCTGGCGGGCCGGCGGGCGTTCGACGGCGAAGACGTCTCCATCACCCTGGCGAGCGTTCTGAAGGAGGACGTGGACTGGCAGGCGCTTCCCGCGGATCTGCCGGCGCCGCTGCGCCGGCTGCTGCGCCGCTGTCTCGAGAAGGACCCGCGGCGGCGCTTGAGCGCCATCGGGGACGCGCGGCTCGAGCTCGACGAGAACGAGCCCCCGGCCGCCCCACCGGCCGCGATGGCCCCGGCCGGCCCGCGATCGATCGGCCTGCCCGCCGCCCTGGGCATCGCCGCCGTCGCGGTGCTCGCGACGGCGGGCGTCATGCGCCTGCTCTCCCCGGCCGCCGCGCCTTCCGGCTCCGGCGGCCACTCCCATCTCGCCATCGCCCTCCCCGACGGCGACGAGTTCACCGACACCAACCGGTTGCCGCTGGCCTTGTCGCCCGATGGCTCCGTGCTGGCCTACGTCGGCCGGCGGGACGGAAAGCCCCAGCTCTTCCTTCGCAGGCTCTCCGAGATGGATCCGGTCGCGCTGGCCGGCACGGATGGCGCGACCATGCCGTTCTTCTCTCCCAACGGCCAGTGGATCGCCTTCTTCGCGGAGGGGAGGCTGAAGAAGGTCGCCGTCGACGGCGCGGGACTCCAGGTGATCTGCGGCGGCGCCGCCGATCCTCGGGGCGGAAGCTGGGGCGCGGACGGCAACATCTACTTCGCGCCGACCAATTTCTCCGGCATCTGGATGGCGCCGGCGTCGGGAGGGGCCGCGACGGAGCTGACCCGGACGGATCGTGCCAGTGGCGAGATCAGCCACCGATGGCCGCACGCCCTGCCGGACCGTCGGTCCTTGCTCTACACGATCTGGACCGGTCCGGGCGCGGACGAGCGGCAGATCGTGGCGCAGTCGATCGCCACGGGTGAGCGCCGCGTGCTCCTGTCCGGCGGCGACACCCCGCGTTACGCGGCCGCCGGCTATCTCCTCTACGCCCGCCGTGACAGCCTGTTCGCGGTGCCGTGGCGCCCGTCGCAAACCGACCTCGGCGGCGAGGTGCCCGTCTCGCTTCCGGAGCGTCCCCGTCTCGAGAACGAAGGTGCGGCGGACTACGCGGTGGCGAACAACGGCACGCTGGTGTATCTGCCCGGGGGCGCGGCGCGGTACGCCCAGCGGCTGCTCTGGATCGATCGCGCCGGAAGAACGGAGGCCCTGCCGCTGCCCGAGCGCGTCTCGATCTCGCCGGATGGACGCCAGGCGGCCGTGCAGGTCATGGAGGGGACCACGGGCCTCTGGCTCTACGACTTCTCGCGCCACACGCTGACGCCGTTCGTGACGAGCGGCGGCAGCAGCCAGGCTCCGGTCTGGACTCCGGACGGCCGGCGCCTCGTCTATCGCGGCACCCGCAATGGCCAGCGCAACGTCTACTGGAAGGCGGCCGACGGAACGGGCGACGAAGAGAGGCTGACCACCAAGGAGGGCGTGGTACAGACCCCGACCTCGGTCTCGCCCGACGGCCAATGGGCTCTGTTCACGGAGGGGGGCGCCCAGACGCGCGGCGAGACCACCCTGTGGAGGCTTCGTCTGAACGGCGAACGCACCGCCCAACCGCTGGCCCGGGAGTCGACACGCGCGATCAACGGGCGCGTCTCTCCGGATGGCAAGTGGCTCGCCTACCTGTCGGACGTGTCCGGCCTGCCGGAGATCTACGTCCAGCCGTTTCCGGGGCCGGGCCCCCGACTGCAGGTTTCGAACGGCGGCGGCACCGAGCCGCTCTGGTCTCGCGACGGCCGCGAGCTGTTCTACATCCTCGGTGACAAGCTCATGGCGGTGGACGTCGCCTCGGAGCCGGCGCTTGCCACGGGCCAGCCGCACGTGCTGCTCGAGGGTCGGTTCCGGCCGAACAGCAACGGCAACACCCCCTACGACGTGTCGGCCGACGGGCGCCGCTTCCTGCGCATCCAGCAGGTTCATCCCGACCGCGCGGTGGACCACGTGGAAGTCGTCCTCGATTGGTTCGACGAGCTGAAGCGGCTCGCGGCGACGAAGTAA
- a CDS encoding SRPBCC domain-containing protein, producing MTADKNTPNDTDREIVITRLIDAPRERVFEAWSEPARLTRWFAPHPYTLPLCEMDFRPGGRFRMAMRAPEGVEHPFTGVYREIVPPSRLVWTGEFPYGPVDQIRTTVTFEEEGKKTKLTVRQTFSALTPETEPHTRGAKQGWTATLDQLQALAESDER from the coding sequence ATGACCGCCGACAAGAACACTCCGAACGACACCGATCGCGAGATCGTCATCACTCGCCTCATCGACGCGCCGCGCGAGCGGGTCTTCGAGGCCTGGTCGGAGCCCGCGCGGCTCACACGCTGGTTCGCGCCGCATCCTTACACACTTCCGCTCTGCGAGATGGACTTCCGTCCCGGCGGCCGCTTCAGGATGGCGATGCGCGCCCCGGAGGGCGTGGAGCACCCGTTCACCGGTGTCTACCGGGAGATCGTGCCGCCCTCGAGGCTGGTCTGGACGGGGGAATTCCCCTATGGGCCGGTCGATCAGATTCGGACGACGGTCACCTTCGAAGAGGAGGGGAAGAAGACCAAGCTGACGGTGCGCCAGACCTTCTCGGCGCTCACCCCGGAGACCGAGCCCCACACCAGGGGGGCGAAGCAAGGCTGGACCGCGACGCTGGACCAGCTGCAGGCGCTGGCGGAATCGGACGAGCGGTGA
- a CDS encoding response regulator transcription factor, with the protein MSAVRILLADDHTLVRAGIRSLLESVGGLEVVAESGDGREALELIIRHRPDVALLDIGMPGLSGIEVARRASQESPRTRVIILSMHADATYVRQAMRAGVAGYLLKGAAVAELPLAVQSVMRGEKYLTPRISQTIVDGFLREGRDEAGPLEGLTDRQREILQLIAEGKSTKEIAQVLDLSVKTVETHRMRIMERLAIRDVPGLVRFAIRAGLVSSNE; encoded by the coding sequence GTGAGCGCCGTGAGGATTCTCCTCGCCGACGACCACACGCTCGTGCGCGCGGGGATCCGGTCGCTCCTGGAGTCGGTGGGGGGCCTCGAGGTCGTCGCCGAATCGGGAGACGGGCGCGAGGCGCTCGAGCTGATCATCCGGCACCGTCCCGACGTCGCCCTCCTCGACATCGGAATGCCCGGACTGAGCGGGATCGAGGTGGCGCGGCGCGCTTCCCAGGAATCCCCGCGCACGCGGGTCATCATTCTGTCGATGCACGCCGACGCGACCTACGTGCGCCAGGCGATGCGCGCGGGCGTCGCGGGCTACCTTCTCAAGGGCGCTGCGGTGGCCGAGCTGCCGCTCGCCGTGCAGTCGGTGATGCGCGGAGAGAAGTACCTCACCCCCCGGATCTCGCAGACGATCGTGGACGGCTTCCTGCGGGAGGGGCGGGACGAGGCCGGTCCGCTGGAAGGACTGACCGACCGGCAGCGGGAGATCCTGCAGCTCATCGCCGAGGGGAAATCCACCAAGGAGATCGCCCAGGTTCTCGACCTGAGCGTCAAGACGGTCGAAACCCACCGCATGAGGATCATGGAGCGGCTGGCCATCCGCGACGTCCCCGGCCTGGTCCGTTTCGCCATCCGCGCCGGCCTCGTCTCCTCGAACGAGTAG
- a CDS encoding DUF1579 domain-containing protein, which yields MSARQISSRMALCAVAALLVSAAVLAAPPAKKPAAKPAMDEKAMMEIYMKAATPGPEHQEMAKMAGDWKLDVTSWPAPGAPPQKSVATAKFEPLLGGRFMQQRVQGDMGGQPFEGIGYEGFDNVSKEHFGVWIDSMGTGTMLTRGKCPAGAKTCTMTGSMNDPISGKPTKVREVVTRKDDNSFTFDMYGPDPTGKEFRMMEIAYTRQ from the coding sequence ATGAGCGCAAGGCAGATCTCGTCTCGAATGGCGCTGTGCGCCGTCGCGGCGCTTCTCGTATCCGCGGCCGTCCTCGCCGCCCCGCCGGCCAAGAAGCCCGCGGCCAAGCCGGCGATGGACGAGAAGGCGATGATGGAGATTTACATGAAGGCGGCGACTCCCGGACCCGAGCACCAGGAGATGGCCAAGATGGCCGGGGACTGGAAGCTCGACGTGACCTCGTGGCCGGCCCCCGGTGCCCCGCCGCAGAAGAGCGTGGCCACCGCGAAGTTCGAGCCGCTCCTGGGCGGGCGATTCATGCAGCAGCGAGTGCAGGGCGACATGGGAGGCCAGCCGTTCGAAGGGATCGGCTACGAGGGGTTCGACAACGTGAGCAAGGAGCACTTCGGCGTGTGGATCGACAGCATGGGCACCGGCACGATGCTGACGCGCGGGAAGTGCCCCGCCGGGGCGAAGACCTGCACCATGACCGGCAGCATGAACGATCCGATCTCGGGCAAGCCGACCAAGGTGCGTGAGGTCGTCACGCGCAAGGACGACAACAGCTTCACGTTCGACATGTACGGACCCGACCCGACCGGGAAGGAGTTCCGCATGATGGAGATCGCGTACACGCGGCAGTGA
- a CDS encoding RidA family protein, with protein sequence MPRIEARLRTLGLTLPPPLEPPPGVVLPFQSVRVIGLRALISGHGPQSPEGPFAEPLGKLGREVSLEQGYIAARLTALSILGSLERALGDLDRIAAWGRVFGMVNSAPGFNRQPGVINGFSDLILELFGPEVGAHCRSAVGLAELPWNIPVEIEGEVEILPSP encoded by the coding sequence ATGCCTCGAATCGAAGCCCGCTTGAGGACGCTCGGACTGACCCTGCCACCGCCGCTCGAGCCTCCGCCGGGTGTCGTTCTGCCGTTTCAATCCGTCCGCGTCATCGGCCTCCGGGCCCTCATATCGGGGCATGGGCCCCAGAGCCCCGAGGGACCGTTCGCCGAACCCCTGGGAAAGTTGGGGAGGGAGGTCAGCCTCGAGCAGGGGTACATCGCGGCTCGCCTCACGGCTCTCTCCATCCTCGGCAGTCTCGAGCGCGCTCTGGGCGACCTCGATCGTATCGCCGCGTGGGGGCGGGTCTTCGGAATGGTCAACTCGGCGCCGGGTTTCAACCGGCAGCCCGGCGTCATCAACGGATTCTCGGACCTGATCCTCGAACTCTTCGGCCCCGAGGTCGGCGCCCACTGCCGGAGCGCGGTCGGTCTCGCGGAGCTACCGTGGAACATTCCGGTGGAGATCGAAGGCGAGGTCGAGATCCTGCCGTCGCCCTGA
- a CDS encoding cytochrome c produces the protein MKPRGLSALALLATSLSAVAAPPPESTSLQIVLPDRHISVTLDELRARLTVVTVTVDDPVYRSRKTYDGFDLRDVLALAGPLPPDADELVFQAKDGYAPVAPASALKEHRAILAFRVHGQSRDWEPVPQGKAMISPGPYYVVWEEGKNLPESLPWPYQLVGIEAVSFARAYDRLFPKGVADQSPVKRGFLRFKDDCIRCHSINLQGGDLGPELNTPKSILEYWDPKTARKFIRSPSSFRARSKMPPFTRLTESDLDDLFAYLDFMKAHKTP, from the coding sequence ATGAAGCCTCGTGGACTCTCGGCGCTCGCACTGCTCGCGACCTCGCTGTCGGCCGTCGCCGCCCCTCCCCCCGAATCGACTTCGCTCCAGATCGTTCTTCCCGACCGTCACATCTCGGTGACGTTGGATGAGCTGAGAGCCAGGCTCACCGTGGTCACCGTGACGGTCGACGATCCGGTCTATCGTTCCCGGAAGACGTACGACGGTTTCGACCTCAGGGACGTGTTGGCGTTGGCCGGCCCGCTACCGCCGGATGCCGACGAGCTGGTGTTCCAAGCCAAGGACGGGTATGCGCCGGTGGCCCCCGCCTCTGCGCTCAAGGAGCACCGAGCGATCCTCGCCTTCAGGGTGCACGGGCAATCGCGGGATTGGGAGCCGGTCCCGCAAGGAAAGGCGATGATCTCGCCCGGCCCCTATTACGTGGTCTGGGAGGAAGGCAAGAACCTCCCCGAATCCCTGCCGTGGCCTTACCAGCTCGTGGGAATCGAGGCCGTGAGCTTCGCCAGGGCCTACGACCGTCTCTTTCCCAAAGGGGTCGCGGATCAGAGTCCCGTCAAGCGAGGGTTCCTCAGGTTCAAGGACGACTGCATCCGCTGCCACTCGATCAACCTCCAGGGGGGCGATCTGGGTCCGGAGCTCAACACGCCGAAGAGCATCCTCGAGTACTGGGATCCCAAGACCGCCCGGAAGTTCATCCGCAGCCCGTCGAGCTTCAGGGCTCGGAGCAAGATGCCACCGTTCACTCGGCTGACGGAGTCGGACCTGGACGACCTGTTCGCGTACCTGGACTTCATGAAGGCGCACAAGACGCCGTAG